The Rhizobium indicum genome has a segment encoding these proteins:
- a CDS encoding helix-turn-helix domain-containing protein — translation MARHASGPATAQEEPNSIRTAFLRRATSALERISANVPAKDLADALSAPTDAGSLAQLLSRSDMVGAAINDLDPLVPALARNVEHRQNLVERAGGTMSAEDAGRILSISRQAIDKRRRAGTLLAVREGSDWRYPLGQLDQGEVIAGISDVVRGFAAAGPWIALDFLLASDTVLGGRTALQALRDGDREAVQRLIRIETSDGFA, via the coding sequence ATGGCCCGCCACGCATCCGGTCCCGCCACCGCGCAGGAAGAGCCGAATTCCATCAGGACCGCGTTTCTGCGACGCGCGACCTCGGCGCTCGAGCGCATTTCGGCGAATGTGCCGGCAAAGGACCTGGCCGATGCGCTTTCAGCCCCGACCGACGCCGGATCGTTGGCACAGCTTCTCAGCCGCTCGGATATGGTGGGCGCGGCGATAAACGATCTCGACCCGCTGGTTCCGGCGCTGGCTCGCAACGTTGAACATCGGCAAAATCTTGTCGAGCGGGCAGGCGGAACGATGTCGGCCGAGGACGCCGGACGGATCCTCAGCATCAGCAGGCAGGCCATCGACAAGAGACGGCGGGCCGGCACGTTGCTTGCGGTGCGCGAGGGCAGCGACTGGCGCTATCCGCTCGGCCAGTTGGATCAAGGTGAGGTGATCGCCGGGATATCCGACGTCGTGCGTGGTTTTGCCGCCGCCGGTCCCTGGATCGCATTGGATTTTTTGCTTGCTTCCGATACGGTTCTCGGTGGTCGGACTGCTCTGCAGGCGCTGCGCGACGGCGATCGTGAAGCAGTCCAGCGTCTGATCCGGATTGAAACCTCTGACGGCTTTGCCTGA
- a CDS encoding RES family NAD+ phosphorylase has protein sequence MPSNADRGPSGAALPPPPWLAHSSLPIDLIPPGQVLHRVHRTHLDPIFFGPGPGIAATNRFDSASGRFGILYVGMSRRGALAETILRNPQRLMVSATEITTRAISELSYSRPLKIVRMHGTGLQVLGTDNAISAGPYGPCGLWTDALWDHADRPDGLAYQSRHDSSEICLALFERSDMAFDRKGTLPLSGILKEIAAILEVYGKSLSPVGPV, from the coding sequence ATGCCGTCAAATGCGGACCGAGGGCCGTCGGGAGCTGCCCTGCCCCCGCCCCCTTGGCTCGCCCATTCGTCATTGCCGATCGACCTCATTCCGCCCGGGCAGGTTCTCCATAGGGTCCATCGGACGCATCTCGATCCCATCTTCTTTGGCCCCGGCCCCGGGATTGCCGCCACCAATCGTTTCGACAGCGCCAGCGGACGTTTCGGAATTCTCTATGTCGGGATGAGCCGCAGGGGAGCGCTTGCGGAAACGATCCTGCGCAATCCCCAGCGGTTGATGGTGTCCGCGACCGAAATCACCACACGCGCCATCAGCGAGCTCAGCTATAGCAGACCACTGAAGATCGTGCGCATGCACGGAACCGGCCTGCAGGTCCTCGGCACCGATAATGCCATCTCCGCCGGCCCCTACGGACCATGCGGCCTTTGGACGGACGCGCTTTGGGACCATGCCGATCGGCCGGATGGCCTCGCTTACCAGTCGCGCCATGATTCGAGCGAGATCTGCCTCGCCCTTTTCGAACGCAGTGACATGGCGTTCGATAGAAAAGGCACGCTTCCGCTCTCCGGTATCCTCAAGGAGATCGCCGCGATCCTCGAAGTCTACGGCAAGTCGCTGTCACCGGTCGGCCCCGTTTAG
- a CDS encoding ABC transporter substrate-binding protein — protein sequence MTILKSILAACGLSALIGLAANPSLAGSTTYPLTLENCGAQVTFQKAPERAIGLGQNSAEILLLLGLQDKMAGTAFWPSKVLPQLAQANAKVKLLTVEMPTFESILAENPDFVAVALPSLVGPNSKVAKREDFDKVGVATYLSPSTCLSTKDVKDQYGSRAELWNMDLLYREIDELSQIFDVADRGQALIADFKAREAKLRSSVSKDGKNLSYVFWFSSPSPSADAYLGGKNSASGFIADLLGGHNAISAEAEWPTLGWEGIIASNPDVIVVASLDRNRWELDKPEAKINFLNTDPAVSQIPAVKNKAIVIMDGQAMNPTVRTVYGAEQVAGQLKALGLLK from the coding sequence GTGACCATCCTCAAATCAATTCTGGCCGCCTGCGGCCTCTCCGCCCTGATCGGCCTTGCCGCAAATCCGTCTTTGGCCGGTTCGACGACCTACCCGCTGACGCTCGAAAACTGCGGCGCGCAGGTGACTTTCCAGAAGGCGCCCGAACGGGCGATCGGCCTCGGCCAGAACAGCGCTGAAATCCTGCTGCTGCTCGGCCTTCAGGACAAGATGGCCGGCACGGCCTTCTGGCCGAGCAAAGTTCTGCCGCAGCTCGCACAAGCCAATGCCAAGGTCAAGCTTCTGACCGTCGAGATGCCGACCTTCGAATCGATCCTCGCCGAAAATCCCGACTTCGTGGCGGTGGCTCTGCCGAGCCTGGTCGGGCCGAACAGCAAGGTCGCCAAGCGCGAAGATTTCGACAAAGTGGGCGTCGCGACCTATCTCTCGCCCAGCACCTGCCTCAGCACCAAGGACGTCAAGGACCAGTACGGCAGCCGCGCCGAGCTGTGGAACATGGATCTTCTCTACAGGGAGATCGATGAACTCTCGCAGATCTTCGACGTCGCCGACCGCGGCCAGGCGCTGATCGCCGACTTCAAGGCGCGCGAAGCCAAGCTTCGCTCCAGCGTTTCGAAGGACGGCAAGAACCTTTCTTACGTGTTCTGGTTCTCCAGCCCCAGCCCGTCGGCCGACGCCTATCTTGGTGGCAAGAACAGCGCGTCCGGCTTCATCGCCGACCTGCTCGGCGGCCACAACGCGATATCAGCGGAAGCGGAATGGCCGACTCTCGGCTGGGAAGGCATCATCGCCTCCAATCCCGACGTCATCGTTGTCGCCAGTCTCGACCGCAATCGCTGGGAGCTCGACAAGCCGGAGGCCAAGATCAACTTCCTGAACACCGATCCGGCCGTCAGTCAGATCCCCGCCGTCAAAAACAAGGCGATCGTGATCATGGATGGCCAGGCCATGAACCCGACCGTCCGGACGGTCTACGGCGCTGAGCAGGTGGCCGGCCAGCTGAAGGCTCTCGGTCTGTTGAAGTGA
- a CDS encoding FecCD family ABC transporter permease — MTDAGRIFRQLGALTALFLASLCLIAVAIGVSVGIGDLPISLATTFSAVTNRLGWTAIELNRIHETVIWDYRLSRALVAAFCGAGLALSGAIMQSLLRNPLAEPYVLGISAGASTGAVAIVILGIGAGAVSLSAGAFAGAFAAFFFVALLSNGTRGGADRTILAGVAASQLFNASTSYIVTTSANAQQARDVMFWLLGSFGGVRWPEFALVSIVVGLSLAACLFYARVLDAFAFGDEAASSLGVNVGRARMVLFALTAMMTATIVSMVGSIGFVGLVVPHVARFVVGPLHVRLLPACAITGAIFMVLADIAARALIPNQILPIGVVTALVGVPFFSIILYRFQRAS; from the coding sequence GTGACGGACGCGGGCCGTATCTTCCGGCAGTTGGGAGCGCTCACGGCACTTTTCCTGGCCTCCCTCTGCCTCATCGCGGTCGCCATCGGCGTCAGCGTCGGGATCGGCGACCTGCCGATCTCGCTTGCAACCACGTTTTCGGCCGTCACCAACCGGCTCGGATGGACCGCGATCGAGCTGAACCGCATCCACGAGACGGTGATCTGGGATTATCGCCTGAGCCGCGCACTCGTCGCCGCCTTCTGCGGCGCGGGTCTGGCGCTGTCGGGCGCGATCATGCAGTCGCTGCTGCGCAACCCGCTTGCCGAACCCTATGTTCTCGGCATCTCCGCCGGCGCTTCGACCGGCGCCGTCGCAATCGTCATCCTAGGGATCGGCGCCGGCGCAGTCTCGCTCTCCGCCGGCGCTTTTGCCGGCGCCTTCGCGGCCTTCTTTTTCGTGGCGCTGCTGTCGAACGGCACCCGCGGCGGGGCAGACCGCACCATCCTCGCCGGTGTCGCCGCATCGCAGCTCTTCAACGCCTCGACCTCCTATATCGTCACCACCTCGGCCAATGCGCAGCAGGCCCGCGACGTGATGTTCTGGCTGCTCGGCAGTTTCGGCGGCGTGCGCTGGCCGGAATTCGCGCTGGTCTCGATCGTCGTAGGCCTCAGCCTCGCCGCCTGTCTGTTCTACGCCCGCGTGCTCGACGCCTTCGCTTTCGGCGACGAAGCGGCATCTTCGCTCGGCGTCAATGTCGGGCGCGCCCGCATGGTGCTCTTCGCGCTGACGGCGATGATGACGGCGACGATCGTCAGCATGGTGGGGTCGATCGGCTTTGTCGGCCTCGTCGTGCCGCATGTCGCCCGCTTTGTCGTCGGGCCGCTGCATGTCCGCCTGCTGCCGGCCTGCGCCATAACAGGGGCGATCTTCATGGTGCTCGCCGACATCGCCGCGCGCGCCCTCATTCCCAACCAGATCCTGCCGATCGGCGTCGTCACGGCGCTGGTCGGCGTCCCCTTCTTCTCGATCATCCTCTATCGGTTCCAGCGCGCATCATGA
- a CDS encoding ABC transporter ATP-binding protein, with translation MSIKADNLIWKIGRKTILDGVSMEAQPGRMLGLLGPNGSGKTSLLRLLAGLKRPHSGRVTLDRSDIGTISRRSIARRIAFVEQHATTNANLKVVDVVKLGRFPHRSMFSGWTRADEEAVEEALARAGMAGKRDDRWQSLSGGEKQRTHIARALAQLPQELILDEPTNHLDIQHQIGLMRLVSGLPITSIVALHDLNHAAMFCDQLIIMQQGRIVASGAPQDVLSEDLLRDVFSVEARIETSPYHSRPHIHYLR, from the coding sequence ATGAGCATCAAGGCCGACAACCTCATCTGGAAAATTGGCAGGAAGACCATTCTCGATGGCGTTTCCATGGAAGCGCAGCCCGGCCGGATGCTTGGTCTGCTCGGGCCGAACGGCTCGGGCAAGACTTCGCTGCTGCGGCTTCTCGCCGGCCTGAAGCGGCCGCATTCCGGCCGCGTCACGCTCGACCGGAGCGACATCGGTACCATCAGCCGCCGCTCGATCGCCCGGCGGATCGCCTTCGTCGAGCAGCATGCCACGACGAATGCCAATCTGAAGGTCGTTGACGTCGTCAAGCTCGGAAGGTTTCCGCACCGGTCGATGTTCTCGGGCTGGACGAGGGCCGACGAAGAGGCAGTCGAAGAGGCGTTGGCGCGCGCCGGCATGGCGGGGAAGCGCGATGATCGCTGGCAGAGCCTGTCGGGCGGCGAAAAGCAGCGCACTCATATTGCAAGGGCGCTCGCCCAGTTGCCCCAGGAACTGATCCTCGACGAGCCGACGAACCATCTCGATATCCAGCACCAGATCGGCCTGATGCGGCTTGTCTCCGGCCTGCCGATCACCAGCATCGTTGCCTTGCACGATCTCAACCATGCCGCCATGTTCTGCGACCAGCTGATCATCATGCAGCAGGGCAGGATCGTTGCCTCCGGCGCACCGCAGGACGTATTGAGCGAAGACCTTCTGCGTGACGTCTTCTCCGTCGAGGCCCGTATCGAAACCTCTCCCTATCATTCGCGCCC